A part of Polynucleobacter sp. MG-Unter2-18 genomic DNA contains:
- the tsaB gene encoding tRNA (adenosine(37)-N6)-threonylcarbamoyltransferase complex dimerization subunit type 1 TsaB translates to MTHILAIDTSSAWCSVALSLNDAAPIVRHQNVSAGASQLLLPWVQELLSEASIELADLDAIAIGIGPGAFTGVRLGVAAVQGLATAARLPVIPVASLDAIASQLVQTSAFITSGAQSFVIAVDARMQEVYWASYQLGSTLLPQRQGDIHLTAPEGVELLQIDFLAGSAITEFGDCLFTSAPSPFSSTHLDSSIGVNALGVLACAKDMWSKGLQQDVHLLEPLYIRNKVALTYAERSQQHG, encoded by the coding sequence TTGACCCATATATTGGCCATCGACACCTCATCAGCTTGGTGTTCGGTGGCTTTATCTTTAAACGATGCTGCGCCAATAGTTCGCCACCAAAATGTGTCAGCTGGCGCCAGTCAACTTTTGCTGCCTTGGGTACAAGAGTTGTTATCTGAAGCCTCAATTGAACTTGCCGACCTCGATGCCATTGCAATAGGAATCGGGCCTGGAGCCTTTACAGGTGTCCGTCTTGGGGTTGCTGCTGTTCAGGGTTTGGCAACAGCAGCTCGCTTGCCGGTAATTCCAGTTGCTAGCCTAGATGCCATTGCCAGCCAACTAGTTCAAACTTCTGCATTTATTACCTCTGGAGCCCAGTCTTTTGTCATTGCTGTTGATGCTCGAATGCAAGAGGTTTACTGGGCCAGCTATCAACTGGGATCAACTCTATTGCCTCAGCGCCAGGGTGATATTCATCTGACCGCTCCAGAGGGAGTCGAGCTCTTGCAGATTGATTTTTTAGCGGGTAGTGCAATTACGGAGTTTGGTGATTGTCTCTTTACTAGTGCTCCCAGCCCATTTTCTAGCACTCATCTTGATTCAAGTATCGGGGTCAATGCCTTAGGTGTTTTAGCTTGCGCCAAAGATATGTGGAGTAAGGGTCTGCAACAAGATGTTCACCTATTAGAGCCCTTATATATACGCAATAAGGTAGCGCTGACCTATGCGGAGCGTAGTCAACAGCATGGTTGA
- the pgeF gene encoding peptidoglycan editing factor PgeF translates to MINALNKIEPSWTVSAPIQAFCTTRQGGLSQSPFNSLNLGLNAGDDSVDVLQNRCILRSELPAEPLWLKQTHSVIVSTPTSRRALTNGAFEADASVTNIPNEVLAILTADCMPVLFASRSGDVIGAAHAGWRGLSGGILENTIAEMVALSPGLAISDISAWMGPAIGPSAFEVGDDVLQAFAPQGQDILSKAFTPIPESSGKYLADLYLLARDRLNILGIKQIDGGEFCTVNDPERFFSYRRDKVTGRFASLIWISDKS, encoded by the coding sequence ATGATCAACGCGCTCAATAAGATTGAACCAAGCTGGACCGTGTCGGCGCCAATTCAGGCTTTTTGTACTACCCGACAAGGTGGCCTAAGTCAGTCACCATTTAATAGTCTGAACCTTGGACTGAACGCGGGCGACGATTCAGTAGATGTTCTTCAAAACCGCTGCATCCTGAGGTCAGAGCTTCCTGCCGAACCACTTTGGCTCAAACAGACTCATAGCGTCATAGTAAGCACCCCGACCTCGAGGAGGGCTCTGACTAATGGGGCATTTGAGGCAGACGCTTCTGTCACCAATATTCCAAATGAGGTGCTAGCCATTCTGACTGCGGATTGCATGCCCGTTTTATTTGCCAGCAGGAGTGGTGATGTGATTGGGGCGGCTCATGCCGGTTGGCGTGGCTTGAGCGGCGGTATTCTGGAAAACACCATCGCAGAAATGGTCGCACTATCTCCAGGCCTCGCGATAAGCGATATCAGCGCATGGATGGGTCCAGCAATTGGGCCTAGCGCATTTGAAGTGGGCGATGATGTCTTGCAAGCCTTTGCTCCTCAGGGCCAAGACATACTCTCCAAAGCCTTTACTCCTATTCCCGAGAGTTCCGGGAAGTACTTGGCCGACCTCTATTTATTAGCAAGAGATCGTTTAAATATACTAGGTATAAAGCAAATCGATGGCGGTGAGTTTTGTACCGTGAATGATCCGGAGCGCTTCTTTTCATATCGCCGGGATAAAGTCACGGGACGCTTTGCCTCGCTCATCTGGATTTCAGATAAGTCTTAA
- the accC gene encoding acetyl-CoA carboxylase biotin carboxylase subunit, giving the protein MFKKILIANRGEIACRVMKTAKKMGIKTVAVYSEADKEARHVQMADEAVCIGPAPSRESYLVMDRIIQACKETGAEAVHPGYGFLSENEQFARRCEEEGIIFIGPKHQSIAAMGDKIASKKLALEAKVNTIPGFNEAIEKAEDAVKIAQGIGYPVMIKASAGGGGKGLRVAFNDKEAFEGFTACRTEALNSFGDDRVFIEKFVEGPRHIEIQVLGDAHGNIVYLGERDCSIQRRHQKVIEEAPSPFIDPATRKAMGEQAVALAKAVNYQSAGTVEFVVGKDKSFYFLEMNTRLQVEHPVTEGITGLDLVEQMIRVAAGEKLAFKQEDIKLDGWSMECRINADDPFRNFLPSTGRLVKYRPPAELDGVRVDTGVYEGGEIPMYYDSMIAKLIVHGKDRTEAIEKMRAALNDFVIRGIHSNIPFQAALLQHPRFVSGDFTTGFIAEEYPDGFKKDSVQPSDSQRLAALAAFMRYRYLEHIKMIDGQLAGHEMTIAKKFVVVTGSRVGSHDVMQEVPVRVDLKDGVYSVYVEEESDVSRYNIVSDWRPGQICLHATINGTHKITAQVERNDVKYTLVLDGAHYECMVLSPLGAELQRRMLKKVPPDTSKLVMSPMPGLLTNISVKVGEAVTAGQKLAAIEAMKMENTLVAAQDGVVAEICANIGESLAVDQLIIRFE; this is encoded by the coding sequence ATGTTTAAGAAAATTTTGATTGCTAACCGCGGCGAGATTGCTTGCCGTGTGATGAAAACCGCTAAAAAGATGGGCATTAAGACAGTTGCTGTCTACTCTGAAGCTGATAAAGAAGCACGTCATGTTCAGATGGCTGATGAAGCGGTTTGTATCGGGCCTGCACCTTCACGTGAATCTTATCTAGTGATGGATCGTATTATTCAGGCCTGTAAAGAGACAGGCGCCGAAGCGGTTCACCCTGGCTACGGTTTCTTATCGGAGAACGAGCAATTTGCACGTCGTTGTGAGGAAGAGGGGATTATTTTTATTGGCCCCAAGCATCAATCTATCGCAGCAATGGGTGACAAGATTGCTTCCAAGAAGCTTGCCTTAGAGGCCAAGGTTAATACGATTCCCGGATTTAATGAAGCGATTGAAAAAGCGGAAGATGCTGTCAAGATTGCTCAGGGTATTGGTTATCCCGTCATGATTAAGGCGTCTGCAGGCGGTGGCGGCAAAGGTTTACGTGTTGCCTTTAACGACAAAGAGGCTTTCGAGGGATTTACAGCCTGCCGTACTGAAGCTCTTAATAGCTTCGGCGATGATCGTGTCTTTATTGAAAAATTTGTTGAAGGCCCTCGTCATATCGAGATTCAGGTGCTGGGCGATGCACATGGCAATATCGTGTATCTCGGTGAGCGTGATTGCTCGATTCAGCGACGTCATCAAAAGGTGATTGAAGAGGCGCCGTCTCCATTTATTGATCCCGCAACCCGCAAGGCCATGGGCGAGCAAGCCGTTGCTTTAGCAAAGGCAGTTAACTATCAATCAGCTGGTACCGTAGAGTTCGTAGTAGGTAAAGATAAGTCCTTTTACTTCCTTGAGATGAATACCCGTTTACAAGTTGAGCACCCAGTGACTGAAGGTATTACTGGTCTTGATTTAGTCGAGCAGATGATTCGTGTGGCTGCTGGTGAAAAGCTAGCATTCAAGCAGGAAGATATTAAGCTCGATGGTTGGTCGATGGAGTGCCGTATTAACGCAGATGATCCATTTCGTAACTTCTTGCCCTCAACAGGCCGACTAGTCAAATACCGCCCACCAGCAGAGCTAGATGGTGTGCGGGTAGATACAGGCGTTTATGAGGGCGGTGAAATCCCGATGTATTACGACTCCATGATTGCCAAATTGATTGTGCATGGCAAGGATCGTACTGAGGCAATTGAAAAAATGCGCGCTGCGCTCAATGACTTTGTCATTCGCGGCATCCACTCAAACATTCCTTTTCAAGCAGCTTTATTGCAGCACCCACGCTTTGTATCTGGCGACTTTACTACCGGCTTTATTGCTGAAGAGTACCCTGATGGATTCAAAAAGGATTCTGTACAACCTTCGGACTCTCAGCGTTTGGCAGCCCTAGCGGCATTTATGCGTTATCGCTACCTTGAGCATATCAAAATGATTGATGGTCAGTTGGCAGGTCATGAGATGACCATTGCTAAGAAATTTGTAGTGGTTACAGGATCACGCGTCGGATCACATGATGTAATGCAAGAAGTCCCTGTTCGTGTTGATCTAAAGGATGGCGTCTATTCGGTTTATGTTGAAGAGGAAAGCGATGTTAGTCGTTACAACATCGTTAGCGATTGGCGCCCAGGACAAATTTGCTTGCATGCAACAATCAATGGCACTCATAAAATCACTGCACAGGTAGAGCGTAATGATGTGAAATACACCCTCGTTTTAGACGGTGCGCATTACGAGTGTATGGTCTTAAGCCCATTAGGTGCTGAACTTCAGCGCCGTATGCTGAAGAAAGTTCCGCCAGACACTTCCAAATTAGTCATGTCACCAATGCCAGGTCTGTTGACTAATATTTCCGTCAAAGTTGGCGAGGCTGTTACAGCTGGGCAGAAATTGGCTGCAATTGAAGCAATGAAGATGGAGAACACGCTGGTTGCTGCTCAGGATGGTGTAGTTGCTGAAATATGCGCCAATATTGGTGAAAGTTTGGCCGTCGATCAGTTGATCATTCGCTTTGAATAA
- a CDS encoding VOC family protein, producing MTKPFKILGIQQIAIGGEDKDRLRKLWVDLLGFEYKSTFVSERENVDEDICAIGKGAHEIEVDLMQPFDIEKKPAVHQTPLNHIGLWVDDLPRAVEWLSAQGLRFAPGGIRKGAAGYDITFVHPKGNEEFPFCGEGVLIELVQAPPDIIAGLSS from the coding sequence ATGACTAAACCATTCAAGATATTAGGGATTCAGCAGATTGCTATTGGCGGCGAAGATAAGGATCGTCTACGCAAGCTTTGGGTTGACTTATTGGGCTTTGAGTACAAGAGTACTTTTGTATCTGAGCGTGAGAACGTAGATGAAGATATTTGCGCTATCGGTAAAGGGGCTCACGAGATTGAAGTGGATTTGATGCAACCATTTGATATTGAAAAGAAGCCAGCTGTTCATCAAACACCACTTAATCACATTGGTTTATGGGTTGATGATCTTCCTAGGGCTGTCGAATGGTTATCTGCACAAGGTCTTCGTTTTGCTCCTGGTGGGATACGCAAGGGTGCAGCTGGCTATGACATTACTTTTGTTCATCCCAAAGGTAATGAAGAGTTTCCATTTTGCGGTGAGGGTGTGTTGATTGAGCTTGTTCAAGCGCCGCCAGATATCATTGCGGGTCTGAGTTCTTAA
- the rimI gene encoding ribosomal protein S18-alanine N-acetyltransferase, with protein sequence MVDSLHSAQSNTEGISELSFLPMAAADLDSVIAIESVSHIHPWTKGNFSDSLAAGHWAYCVRPQLADPVKGSYLDPDILWAYCILFPAVDELHLLNITVSPKLRRLGIGVKMMNAIEGVAAQQNMPRIILEVRPSNVAALQLYQSLGYEQIGLRKNYYPVDAANGLREDALVLAKSIKLEA encoded by the coding sequence ATGGTTGATAGCCTTCACTCTGCGCAATCGAATACTGAAGGTATTTCAGAGCTTTCTTTTCTGCCTATGGCTGCTGCAGATTTAGATTCCGTGATTGCTATCGAATCTGTTTCGCATATTCATCCATGGACTAAAGGTAATTTTTCAGACTCATTGGCTGCAGGTCATTGGGCTTATTGTGTGAGACCCCAATTAGCAGATCCAGTAAAAGGTAGTTATTTAGACCCAGATATTCTTTGGGCCTATTGCATCCTATTTCCAGCTGTGGATGAGTTACATCTTCTGAATATTACGGTTTCACCAAAATTACGTCGCTTGGGTATCGGCGTAAAAATGATGAATGCGATTGAGGGCGTCGCTGCCCAACAAAATATGCCCCGAATTATTTTAGAAGTTCGGCCCAGCAACGTAGCAGCCCTTCAGCTCTATCAAAGTCTCGGGTATGAGCAGATTGGTTTGCGAAAAAATTATTACCCAGTGGATGCTGCCAATGGCTTACGTGAAGATGCGCTAGTTTTGGCTAAATCGATTAAGCTTGAGGCATGA
- a CDS encoding acyl-CoA carboxylase subunit beta, whose amino-acid sequence MKEIIQQLEAKRELARLGGGQKRIAAQHSKGKLTARERIELLLDAGTFEEWDMFVEHRCHDFGMADQTVPGDGVVTGYGMINGRLVFVFSQDFTVLGGSLSEAHAEKICKIMDQALKVGAPVIGLNDSGGARIQEGVASLGGYAEIFQRNVTASGVIPQISLIMGPSAGGAVYSPALTDFIFMVKDSSYMFVTGPEVVKTVTHEDVTAEELGGAITHSTISGVCDLAFDNDVDAIMMLRRFFNYLPLSNREKPPMINGAQRTEEPDYSLDTLVPSNPNQPYDMKELIGKIVDDGEFFELQPDYAKNILIGFARMEGRSIGIVANQPLVLAGCLDIKASIKAARFVRFCDAFNIPVVTLVDVPGFMPGTSQEYGGIIKHGAKLLYAYADCTVPKVTLITRKAYGGAYDVMASKHLRGDVNFAWPSAEIAVMGPKGAVEIIFREEKSDPAKIAAREAEYKAKFANPFVAGRRGYIDDVILPHETRKRISRSLAMLKDKVLTNPSRKHGNIPL is encoded by the coding sequence AGAAGCAAAGCGTGAGCTCGCCAGATTAGGTGGTGGGCAAAAGCGTATTGCTGCTCAACACTCCAAAGGTAAGTTAACTGCACGCGAGCGTATTGAGCTCTTGCTTGATGCCGGCACCTTTGAAGAGTGGGATATGTTTGTTGAGCATCGTTGTCATGACTTTGGTATGGCTGATCAGACCGTTCCCGGTGATGGCGTCGTTACAGGCTACGGCATGATCAATGGTCGCTTAGTCTTTGTATTTTCACAGGACTTTACCGTGCTGGGCGGCTCGCTTTCTGAGGCCCATGCCGAGAAAATTTGCAAGATCATGGATCAGGCACTCAAAGTAGGCGCACCTGTAATCGGTTTAAATGATTCTGGTGGCGCACGTATTCAAGAGGGCGTTGCTTCCTTAGGTGGCTATGCTGAAATTTTCCAGCGCAATGTCACCGCTTCGGGCGTAATTCCACAGATCTCCTTGATCATGGGCCCATCAGCGGGCGGCGCTGTTTACTCACCCGCACTCACAGACTTCATCTTTATGGTGAAGGACAGTTCTTATATGTTTGTGACGGGCCCAGAAGTCGTGAAGACGGTGACGCACGAGGATGTCACTGCTGAAGAGCTTGGTGGCGCAATAACTCACTCGACTATTTCAGGGGTTTGCGACCTCGCCTTTGATAATGATGTTGATGCCATCATGATGCTTCGTCGCTTCTTTAACTATCTTCCATTATCTAATCGTGAAAAGCCGCCCATGATTAATGGGGCGCAGCGTACCGAAGAGCCTGATTACTCGCTCGATACCTTGGTGCCAAGCAACCCTAATCAACCTTACGATATGAAAGAGTTGATTGGAAAAATTGTCGATGATGGTGAGTTCTTTGAGCTCCAGCCAGATTACGCTAAAAATATCTTGATCGGTTTTGCGCGCATGGAAGGTCGCTCGATTGGCATCGTCGCTAACCAGCCTTTGGTTTTAGCTGGCTGCTTAGATATCAAAGCCTCTATCAAGGCTGCACGTTTTGTTCGCTTTTGCGACGCTTTCAATATTCCGGTAGTGACCCTAGTTGATGTACCAGGATTTATGCCAGGTACATCTCAAGAATATGGCGGCATTATTAAGCATGGTGCCAAGTTGCTTTACGCTTATGCGGATTGCACCGTTCCTAAGGTCACGCTAATCACTCGCAAGGCTTATGGTGGAGCCTATGACGTGATGGCCTCTAAACACTTGCGTGGTGATGTGAACTTTGCTTGGCCGTCAGCTGAAATTGCCGTGATGGGCCCAAAAGGGGCTGTTGAAATTATTTTCCGCGAAGAAAAATCTGACCCGGCAAAAATTGCGGCTCGGGAAGCAGAGTACAAGGCTAAGTTTGCCAATCCATTTGTAGCTGGTCGTCGTGGCTATATCGATGATGTGATCCTACCCCATGAGACACGTAAGCGTATCTCAAGGTCTTTGGCAATGCTCAAGGATAAGGTGCTCACCAATCCATCGCGCAAACACGGCAATATTCCTCTTTAA
- a CDS encoding outer membrane protein assembly factor BamD encodes MSDVITDASLRLAATLGSSSRKSFISLLVSASTAFLVLSGCAGSDGQKDDTDIWSETKLYSEANEKLKDADYAKCGKYFEKLEGRFPFGPYSQQAQINAAFCYWKAQEQAQAQVAIDRFIKLHQGSPNLDYGYYLKGLISFNDDLGWLGKFTGQDLSERDPKAAKEAFESFKVVVERFPDSKYAPDSLDRMRYIVNSLAEADVIVARFYYQRGAYLASANRAQLVIRDYDRAPAVEEALYLLTKSYEKLGMTDLSNDAARVFKLNFPDSQMMVTGQRVQKERRWWQIWNK; translated from the coding sequence ATGTCGGACGTTATTACAGACGCCAGTTTAAGGCTTGCTGCTACCCTTGGGTCATCTTCCAGAAAATCCTTTATTTCTTTACTGGTTAGCGCTAGCACTGCTTTTCTTGTGCTCAGTGGATGCGCGGGTAGCGATGGCCAAAAGGATGACACTGATATTTGGTCAGAAACCAAACTGTATTCCGAAGCCAATGAGAAACTGAAAGATGCGGACTATGCAAAGTGCGGCAAGTACTTTGAAAAGCTAGAAGGTCGCTTCCCATTTGGACCCTATTCTCAACAGGCGCAAATTAATGCTGCTTTCTGTTACTGGAAAGCGCAAGAGCAAGCCCAAGCCCAAGTTGCTATCGATCGATTTATCAAGCTGCATCAAGGCAGTCCTAATTTAGATTACGGCTACTACTTGAAGGGCTTAATCAGCTTTAATGATGATTTAGGTTGGCTCGGTAAATTTACAGGGCAGGATTTGAGTGAGCGCGATCCAAAGGCGGCCAAAGAAGCTTTTGAATCTTTCAAGGTGGTTGTAGAGCGTTTTCCTGATAGTAAATATGCGCCCGACTCTTTAGATCGGATGCGCTACATCGTCAACTCCTTAGCGGAGGCAGATGTGATTGTGGCTCGCTTCTACTATCAACGCGGCGCCTACTTAGCTTCCGCCAATCGAGCTCAGTTGGTGATTCGAGATTATGATCGCGCTCCAGCCGTTGAAGAAGCGCTCTACTTGCTGACAAAGTCTTACGAGAAGCTCGGCATGACTGATCTGAGCAACGATGCAGCACGTGTCTTTAAGCTAAATTTCCCCGACAGCCAAATGATGGTCACCGGTCAACGCGTTCAAAAAGAGCGTCGCTGGTGGCAGATCTGGAATAAGTAA
- a CDS encoding RluA family pseudouridine synthase, whose amino-acid sequence MALPHTPDSNPIDYIDDEDFIALEVPPEVNGERLDKFLGSALPDYSRNRLKSWVEAGAVTVDGKVTKVRHLLRGSESIKVFPQEMPEQFAFSPENIALDVVYEDDSIIVVNKPAGLVVHPAAGNWTGTLLNALLYHYPELKQLPRAGIVHRLDKDTSGLMVVARTDIAQTSLVRQLQERTVGRRYLSWVWGDAPSQGKVLATVGRDQRDRLKMAAGSAQGKPAATLFRRLAKGSFTESSVALLECRLETGRTHQIRVHLESLGFPLLGDPVYRKRTPGVAKSLPFNRQALHAYALSLQHPATQEIMTWFRLPPQDLIDLLPLVGMTEADLPKEEALMASIKNDQRAQ is encoded by the coding sequence GTGGCATTGCCGCATACTCCCGATTCGAATCCCATTGATTATATCGATGATGAGGATTTCATAGCCCTAGAAGTTCCCCCTGAGGTCAATGGTGAGCGTTTGGATAAGTTTCTTGGTAGCGCTTTGCCGGATTATTCCCGTAATCGACTCAAATCCTGGGTTGAGGCTGGGGCGGTAACAGTCGATGGAAAAGTCACCAAAGTGCGTCATTTACTGCGTGGGAGCGAGAGTATTAAGGTATTCCCACAAGAAATGCCTGAACAGTTCGCTTTTTCCCCTGAAAATATTGCGCTAGATGTTGTCTATGAAGATGACTCTATTATTGTGGTCAATAAACCTGCTGGACTCGTGGTGCATCCTGCTGCTGGTAATTGGACGGGAACCTTATTGAATGCCTTGCTTTATCACTATCCGGAGCTAAAGCAGCTTCCAAGAGCGGGAATTGTCCATCGCCTAGACAAAGACACCTCTGGATTAATGGTGGTTGCTAGAACAGATATAGCCCAAACCTCACTGGTAAGGCAACTTCAAGAGCGAACAGTGGGAAGGCGTTACCTATCGTGGGTGTGGGGTGATGCCCCTTCTCAGGGCAAGGTGCTGGCGACCGTGGGTCGAGATCAACGCGATCGACTCAAAATGGCTGCTGGTTCTGCTCAAGGTAAGCCTGCTGCCACCTTATTTCGGCGCTTGGCTAAAGGGAGCTTTACAGAAAGTTCAGTTGCTTTGCTGGAGTGCCGCTTAGAGACTGGCCGCACTCATCAAATTCGGGTTCATTTAGAGTCTTTGGGCTTCCCTCTTTTAGGTGATCCGGTTTACCGTAAGAGGACTCCTGGAGTGGCTAAATCACTGCCTTTTAACCGCCAGGCTTTGCATGCTTATGCCTTAAGTCTGCAGCATCCGGCAACCCAGGAAATCATGACCTGGTTTAGATTGCCTCCCCAAGATTTGATTGATTTGCTGCCCTTGGTAGGAATGACTGAAGCCGACTTGCCAAAAGAAGAGGCTCTAATGGCCTCCATTAAAAATGATCAACGCGCTCAATAA
- the alr gene encoding alanine racemase, producing the protein MSRPIVATIHTDAFRHNLGRIRELAPESKIWSVVKAKAYGHSLEAAFKGLESTDGFALLDLADAQWLRDRGWEGRILLLEGLFSEQELERVIQLRCDLVVHSEKQVVWLESLKNHSGHPINIFLKLNSGMNRLGFRPEEYRTAFHRLHAAGYHLHHMTHFANADQVEGSPSVGEQMECFNKATEGLEAPSSLANSAAILWHRNALGDWIRPGILLYGVSPTGVHADIVRSEFQAVMSLRSEIIDIQNLKKGDFVGYGGRYEAPEDMRIGVIAGGYADGYPRHAEDGTPVWVDAADAQGDGVICPIVGRVSMDMLTIDLREAPNAKIGSVVELWGNEVPVDDVAQMSGTIGYELICALAQRVPVLTE; encoded by the coding sequence ATTAGTAGGCCTATTGTGGCAACTATACACACTGATGCCTTTCGACATAATTTAGGTCGTATTCGGGAGCTTGCCCCGGAATCTAAAATCTGGTCTGTTGTGAAGGCAAAAGCCTATGGCCACAGCCTAGAAGCTGCGTTTAAGGGCTTGGAATCTACCGATGGCTTTGCCTTGCTAGATCTTGCAGATGCACAGTGGTTAAGAGACCGCGGTTGGGAGGGTCGCATCCTTCTTTTAGAGGGTCTTTTTAGTGAGCAGGAGCTTGAACGGGTAATCCAGCTGCGATGTGACCTGGTGGTTCATAGCGAGAAGCAGGTCGTATGGCTTGAAAGCCTTAAAAACCATTCAGGTCATCCAATCAATATCTTTCTGAAGCTCAATTCTGGAATGAACCGCCTTGGTTTCAGGCCAGAGGAATACCGAACTGCCTTTCATCGTTTACATGCTGCCGGATACCATCTGCATCACATGACCCACTTTGCCAATGCAGACCAGGTTGAGGGTTCACCATCGGTTGGCGAGCAAATGGAGTGCTTCAATAAAGCGACCGAAGGGCTAGAGGCGCCATCTTCTTTGGCGAATTCTGCTGCGATCCTTTGGCATCGCAATGCTTTGGGAGACTGGATCCGTCCAGGCATTCTGCTCTACGGTGTTTCACCAACTGGGGTGCATGCCGATATCGTTCGCTCTGAATTTCAAGCTGTGATGAGTTTGCGTAGTGAAATTATCGATATCCAAAACCTAAAAAAAGGCGATTTTGTAGGTTACGGTGGCCGCTATGAGGCTCCAGAAGATATGCGTATTGGTGTGATCGCTGGTGGCTATGCTGACGGATATCCACGTCATGCGGAAGATGGCACGCCAGTGTGGGTTGATGCCGCTGATGCTCAGGGCGATGGTGTGATTTGCCCGATTGTTGGAAGGGTCTCCATGGACATGTTGACTATCGATTTACGTGAAGCTCCTAATGCCAAAATAGGCAGTGTGGTGGAGCTTTGGGGTAATGAGGTTCCAGTCGATGATGTGGCTCAAATGAGCGGCACCATCGGTTATGAACTGATTTGCGCATTAGCGCAAAGGGTGCCGGTGCTTACTGAGTAA
- the lplT gene encoding lysophospholipid transporter LplT, with protein MNRSFYIIMAAQFFSSLADNALLIAAIALLVQLSAPAWMTPLLKLFFVLSYVLLAAFVGAFADSRPKGNVMFITNTIKFVGCVVMLFGSHPLLAYAIVGLGAAAYSPAKYGILTELLPPEKLVAANGWIEGLTVGSIIMGTVLGGVLISKSVSESLLRFDVPILETGIDTAAESAIMIIMMIYVLAALINLRIPDTGARYESQKTNPIELIKDFSICFKTLWADRLGQISLAVTTLFWGAGATLQFIVIKWAQVALHMTLSQGAILQAISAFGVAGGAVYAAWRIPLRSSLKVLPYGIAMGLVVCVMAIYNSDMLPNITVLTVGKFELSLKLVPAYFLLILVGWLAGYFVVPMNALLQHRGHVLMSAGHSIAVQNFNENISVLMMLLIYSGLIWLDVPIQAVIIGFGVVVSAIMWLVIKRHAANQAEYDSMHLIGEHKH; from the coding sequence ATGAACCGTAGTTTTTACATCATTATGGCGGCGCAATTTTTTTCGTCGCTTGCTGATAACGCATTGCTGATCGCAGCAATCGCCCTATTGGTCCAGCTTAGCGCTCCGGCCTGGATGACGCCTTTACTCAAATTATTCTTCGTTCTCTCTTATGTGTTGCTGGCAGCCTTTGTGGGGGCCTTTGCGGACTCCCGCCCAAAGGGCAATGTCATGTTCATCACTAATACGATTAAATTTGTCGGTTGTGTAGTCATGCTATTTGGAAGCCATCCCTTGTTAGCCTATGCGATTGTAGGTTTGGGTGCAGCTGCCTACTCTCCTGCCAAATACGGCATCCTCACTGAATTACTCCCACCTGAAAAGCTGGTAGCAGCCAATGGCTGGATCGAGGGTCTTACGGTAGGCTCCATCATCATGGGTACAGTTCTTGGCGGAGTCTTGATCAGCAAATCGGTATCTGAAAGTCTCCTCAGATTTGACGTGCCCATCCTAGAAACTGGCATCGATACCGCAGCGGAGTCCGCCATCATGATCATCATGATGATTTATGTTTTGGCAGCACTCATCAATTTACGCATCCCCGATACTGGGGCTCGCTACGAGTCGCAAAAGACCAATCCAATCGAGTTAATAAAAGATTTTTCTATCTGCTTTAAGACGCTTTGGGCTGATCGTCTTGGCCAAATTTCATTGGCGGTTACAACTCTGTTTTGGGGGGCTGGTGCCACTTTGCAATTTATTGTGATTAAGTGGGCTCAGGTAGCCCTTCATATGACCCTATCCCAAGGCGCCATTCTCCAAGCAATATCTGCATTTGGAGTTGCCGGAGGGGCTGTATATGCTGCTTGGCGAATACCTCTTAGAAGTTCACTCAAGGTTCTGCCTTACGGCATTGCCATGGGTTTAGTCGTTTGCGTCATGGCCATCTATAACTCAGATATGTTGCCTAATATTACAGTCTTGACTGTCGGCAAGTTTGAGCTTTCGCTCAAATTAGTACCAGCGTACTTCTTATTGATTTTGGTGGGCTGGTTAGCGGGCTACTTTGTAGTGCCTATGAATGCCCTCCTTCAGCATCGTGGGCATGTGTTGATGTCTGCCGGTCACTCTATTGCAGTTCAAAACTTTAATGAAAATATTTCTGTTTTGATGATGCTGCTAATTTACTCCGGATTGATTTGGTTGGATGTTCCAATTCAGGCGGTCATTATTGGCTTTGGCGTAGTAGTGAGCGCGATCATGTGGCTAGTCATTAAACGTCACGCTGCCAACCAAGCTGAATACGACTCCATGCATTTAATTGGTGAACACAAGCACTAA